One Osmerus eperlanus chromosome 24, fOsmEpe2.1, whole genome shotgun sequence DNA window includes the following coding sequences:
- the gpr52 gene encoding G-protein coupled receptor 52, with protein MNQSLLMTDLVPTANSSLAGHPGKPGNHSCPLGWGQNEGLEACVLETAVIVLLTVLIIAGNLTVIFVFHCAPLLHHYTTSYFIQTMAYADLLVGLSCLVPTLSLLHYPAGVQEPITCQVFSYVISVLKSVSMACLACISVDRYLAITKPLSYNQLVTPCRLRGCIALIWVYSSLVFLPSFFGWGKPGYHGDIFEWCAHSWPTSALFTGFVVCLLYAPAALVVCFTYFHIFRICQQHNREISERRARFPSQEMEAGEGGGGGGGNGSGHHGGHGPDRRYAMVLFRITSVFYMLWLPYIIYFLLESSHVLDSPALSFVTTWLAISNSFCNCVIYSLSNSVFRLGMRRLSQTICSFSHCAADDRDFGEPKPRKRANSCSI; from the coding sequence ATGAACCAGTCGTTACTGATGACAGACCTGGTGCCCACTGCCAACAGCAGCCTCGCAGGCCACCCAGGCAAGCCCGGGAACCACTCCTGCCCCCTGGGATGGGGCCAGAACGAGGGGCTGGAGGCTTGCGTCTTGGAGACGGCTGTCATCGTGCTGCTAACCGTGCTCATCATCGCCGGGAACCTGACGGTCATCTTCGTGTTCCACTGTGCCCCTCTGCTGCACCACTACACTACCAGCTACTTCATCCAGACCATGGCTTACGCCGACCTTCTGGTGGGCCTTAGTTGCCTGGTGCCCACCCTGTCCCTGCTGCATTACCCGGCCGGCGTTCAGGAGCCCATCACCTGCCAGGTGTTCAGCTACGTCATCTCCGTTCTCAAGAGCGTCTCGATGGCCTGCTTGGCCTGCATCAGCGTGGACCGCTACCTGGCCATCACCAAACCTCTGTCCTACAACCAGCTGGTGACGCCGTGCCGACTCCGTGGCTGCATCGCCCTCATCTGGGTGTACTCCAGCCTGgtgttcctcccctccttctttgGGTGGGGCAAGCCGGGCTACCACGGGGACATCTTCGAATGGTGCGCCCACTCCTGGCCCACGTCGGCCCTCTTCACGGGCTTCGTGGTGTGCCTGCTGTACGCCCCCGCCGCCCTGGTCGTGTGCTTCACCTACTTTCACATCTTCCGCATCTGTCAGCAGCACAACCGGGAGATCAGCGAGCGTCGGGCACGCTTCCCTAGCCAGGagatggaggccggggagggcgGGGGCGGAGGTGGAGGGAACGGCAGCGGGCACCACGGCGGCCACGGACCCGATCGGCGCTACGCCATGGTGTTGTTCCGCATCACCAGTGTCTTCTACATGCTTTGGTTGCCCTACATCATCTATTTCCTGTTGGAGAGCTCCCACGTGCTGGACAGCCCCGCCCTGTCCTTTGTCACCACCTGGCTCGCCATTAGCAACAGCTTCTGCAACTGCGTCATCTACAGCCTGTCCAATAGCGTGTTCCGTCTGGGCATGCGCAGGCTGTCGCAGACGATCTGTTCCTTCAGCCACTGTGCTGCCGATGACAGAGACTTTGGGGAGCCCAAACCCAGGAAGAGAGCTAACTCCTGCTCCATTTGA